CAGGAACAACACGCCCAGGCGCCAGGCATGGCGCGAAGCCAGGCTCAACAGAGACTGGCGGCGAGCGGGCGCCAGCAGCTGCCAGCCGATGTACAGCAGCAGCCCGAGCCCCAGCAGAAGTACAAATTGCCGCATCTCACCGTCCTTTATGTCGGGTCAGGCGCCCGGGTCGAGCCGGCGCGCACGCGCGAGGCGCCAGGCTTGCTTGGGGTCATCGCCATAGACCTGCTCGGCCGTGGTGGCGGTTTCCTGCAGGCGCGTGTCGATGGCCATGCGCTTGTCGAAGACAAAACACTCGCCCTGCCAATCGGCCGCAGCATCGGGCATCTGCTCGAAATAGCTGACGATGCCGCCGTCCAGTTGGTAGACCTCCAGGCCCTGGCTTTGCATCCAGGCGCTGGTCTTCTCGCAGCGGATGCCGCCGGTGCAGTACATGGCGATGCGCTTGCCCTCGGCCTTCCAGGCTTCGGCGTGAGCGGCCACATAGGCCGGGAAATCGCGGAAATGCGCGACCTCGGGGTCGACCGCATTCTTGAAACGGCCCAGCCGGTATTCAAAGCTGTTGCGGTTGTCCAGCACCAGCACATCGGGCTCGTTGAGCAACTCGCGCCAGCGCTGCGGAGAGACATGGGTGTCGGGCAGCTCCGGGTCGGGCAGGCCGCTGACGCCGGGCACGCCGAAGGCGACGATCTCGGGCTTGCAATGCACCTTGATCAAGGTGAAAGGCCGCGTGGTGCAGGCGCTGTGCTTGAAGGCCATGCCCGCGAAGGCGCCGCCAAACAACGCATCCTGCTGCAGCGCTTGCTCAAACGCCGCCAGGGCGGCGGCCGGCGCAGCGATGGCGCCGCTGATGCCCTCGGCCGCAACCAGGATGTTGCCGCCGATTCCGGTCTCGGGCCCGCTCAGTTCGCGCAGCCGCGCGGCCACCGCTTCCGGCTCGGCCAGAGCCACGAAGCGGTAGAAGGAGGAATGGACATGTGGCTCGTTCATCACGCTCATCAAGCCCCGTCCTCAGACCAGCAGAGCCGGGTCGGCCGCCGCGGCGCGTACGGGCGCGTCGGGCAAGAGGGCCAGGCCGCCGCTGAGCGTCCAGGCCTGGCTGTGGCCGAGGCGGGCCAGGGCCTGCGCCGCCTGGCGGCTGCGGTTGCCGCTGCGGCAGAAGAACAACAAGGGGCGCTGCTCGGCCAGCCAGCCGGGAATGGCATTGAGAAAGCGGGACAAGGGCATGGCCTGCAAAGCCACTCCGGCCAGCTCGGGCGTCTGGCTCAGGAACTGCTCGTAGGGCTCGCGCACATCGATCAGCAGCGCATCCGGATGGGCGTCGACAAACTGCTGCAGCTGCGTGCCCGAGAGCTGCAGCAGCGGCGCCGCCACGGCCTCACCGCGCTCCAGGGCCACGTTGCTGGCCAGCAGCTGGGCTTCGTCGCTGGGCGGTGCGATCAGGGTCTGAGCACCGATCTGCTCGCCCAAGGCCTGGGCGTGCTGCGGCGCCACAAAGGCCAGACAGCAGGCTTGTCCCTGCCCACCTTCGCTGAGCAGCAAGGCCTGACCCCCGCCTTCCAGCAACTGCCGGCGCAAGCGCTTGGCGCCCAACTCCAGCTCCGTCTGCGTCAAGGGCCAGCCCAGCGCATCGACCTCCGCCGATGCGGCGAGCAGATCGGGCAGCTCGGCCGCCAGCAGGGCCCGTGCCTCGCCGTGGGCCGCGGCGCCATCGCTGCTGAGCACGGCGGTGACCGGGTAGTTCTGGCAGCGCAGCACCTGGGCCAGGCGGCTGACCTGCTCGGGCTGCGGGTCGATCAGCACGCAGCGCTGCACGGCCGCATCGGCCAGCACATAGCAGCAGGCACCTTCCAGCATGAAGCGGCTGACGCCCTGGCCGACCGTCGGCAGGTTGTCGCTCGGGCTCATGCAGTTGCGGCGCAGCGACTCACCGCAGGCCTCGATGCGGGCACAGGCTTCGGTGATGAAGGCCTCATCCACGGCTGGGCCGATGGACAGGCGCACGGCACCGGCAGCTTGCCAATCGGGCAGGCCCATGGCCTGCAGCACAAAGCTCGGCGCGGCCTTGGCCGCACTGCAGGCCGAACCGCCGCTGACGCGCACATCGGCCGCGTCGAACAGGTCCTGCAGCAGGCGCGAGCTCAGGCCCGGCACCGAGAAATTGAGGGTGGTGGGCAGGCTCTGCACCAGCGGCGCGTTGTAGACCAGGCCAGGGAAGGCCTGCTCCAGCGCAGCCGCCAGGCGGGTGCGGAAACCGCTCATCTCGGCATGGCTGCGGAAGGTCTTGCCCTCCTTGTCTTCCAAAGCTTCCAGCACCGCACCCAGGGCGGCGATGCCGGACATGTTCTCGGTGCCCGAACGCAGCGCCCCCTCCTGGCCGCCGCCAGCCATCAGCGGCGTGAAGGGCGCACCGGCGCGCACGTAGAGCAGGCCGATGCCCTTGGGCGCATAGAGCTTGTGGCCGGAGAAAGGCGCGTAATCGATGCGGCTCTGGCTCAGGCGCAGCACCAGCTTGCCCAGGGCCTGCACGCCATCCACCATCCAGAAGGCGCTGCTGCCGCTGGCATTGAGGGCGGCTTCGATGCCGGTCAGATCGCTGATGACGCCGGTTTCATTGTTGGCGGCCATGGTGCAGACCAGGCCGGCCTCGGGCGCCTCACGCTGCAGAAACTCCAGATCATGGCGGCCCTGCGTGTCCACCGGGATGGCACGGATCGCCAGGTTCAGGCCCAGCACGGCGTTCCAGTGCTTGAGCGCCTCGGGCACGGCCTTGTGCTCGGTGGCACCGTAGAGCAGCTGGCTGCCGATGGCCTGACCGGCCTCGCGGCGCGCGCGCAGGGCGTGCAGGGCGGACAGCACGGCCGTCTGGATGCCTTCGGTCGCGCCGCTGACAAAGAGCAGCTGGCCGGCGCCGGTATCCAGCAGGCGCTGGGCGCGGGCACGCACGCCGTCGATCAGCGCGCGCGCCTTGAGGCCGGTGCTGTGGATGCTGCTGGGGTTGCCGTAATCCTCCACCATGGCCTGAATGGCCGCCGCCTTGGCCTGCGGCAACACGGGCGTGGTGGCATTGGCGTCGAGATAGATTTCCATGGCGAAGAACTGGCTGAGCAGGCACAACAGGCGCGTGGCGCGAAGCCGCCATGGTACCCGCCTGACCGTTGGGCCTCTATACTGCGGCCCCGGGTCGGCAGCACACCCAGGCCTTGCCGCGCGGCATCCCCGCGAGCTAAACCTGCCATTGGCACCAGTCCACAGACCGAGTGTGGCGCGCCGCGGCTCCGCGGCCCATCACATCCCGCACGTGAATCCCCAGTTCATGCGCGCGCCCGTCTGGAAGTCGGCAAGCACCAGCGTCATTCGACCCCTGGGTCGAAACATGGCGTGCGCGCTTTGTGGAGAACTTCACGTCATGACACGACAGGCCATTCCCTTCCATGCCGACGATCTTTCGGCCCTGGCCAGATCGCTGCGCCAGCAGCTCCAGCAACATCAGGCCCAAGCGGCCGAACTGCCCTCGCACCTGAGCCTGCTGAACATGCTGGCGCGCGCCGCCGGCCACCGCAATCTGCAGGCCTTGCGCGCCCAGGCCGACCAGCCTGTGCTGGCCGCGCCGCCGATCAAGCCCTCGCCGCTGCTGCAGCCCACACCGATCGCCACGGTCGCGCCGGCTCGGGGGCCGCGCCATCCGGGTTTGAGCGCGCTGGCCGACCGTGCCCTGCGCCAGTTTGACGAGCGCGGGCGCCTGACACGCTGGCCCAGCAAGCACCAGGTGCAGCGCCTGGCACTGTGGGGCTTGTGGTTGCATTTCGACAGCCGCCGCATCTACAGCGAGGGCGAGGTCAATCGGCTGCTGCAATCCCTGCACGACTTCGGTGACCACTGCACGCTGCGGCGCGAGCTGGTCACCATGGGCTTGCTGACACGCGAAGACGGCGGGCGCCGCTACCAGCGCCTCAACCCGCAACCCAGCGAAGAGCTGCGGCCGCTGCTGGCCGAGCTGCGCCAGCGCCACCAGCGCTTTGCCGGCCGCCGCACGCCGCCGCCCGATGCAGGGCCCGGCGGCGCATACCAGCCTCACTCGATCGCGGGGTAGTCCCCCGTGCCCTCGGGCCAGGCCGTCAGCAGCTCGAAGCCGGTCTCGGTGACCAGCACCATATGCTCCCACTGGGCCGAGAGCGAGCGGTCCTGCGTGATCACGGTCCAGCCATCGGCCAGCTGCTTCACGCCGCGCTTGCCGGCGTTGATCATGGGCTCGATGGTGAAGATCATGCCGGCCTGCAGGCGCAGACCCTCGCCGGGCTTGCCGAAGTGATTGACGTGCGGCTCGTCGTGGTAGATGTCGCCAATGCCATGGCCGCCGTACTCGCGCACCACGCTGTAGCCGGCCTGGTGGGCCACGCTCTGGATGGCATAGCCGACATCGCCCAGGGTCGCGCCGGGCCGCACCTTGCGGATGCCGGCGCGCATGGCTTCGTAAGTCACCTGGACCAGGCGGCGTGCCGCCGGCTTGGGGTGGCCCACGAAATACATGCGACTGGTGTCACCGAACCAACCGTCCTTGATCAGGGCCACATCGAGATTGACGATGTCGCCTTCTTTCAGGATCTTGGTCGGCGAAGGGATGCCGTGGCAGACCACCTCGTTGACCGAGCTGCACAGGGTCTTGGGGTAGCCGTGGTAGCCGATATTGGCCGGCGTGACGCGCAACTCGTCGACGATGTACTCGCGGCAGATGTGGTCCAGTTCGTCGGTGCTGACGCCGGGCTGAA
This region of Paucibacter aquatile genomic DNA includes:
- the trhO gene encoding oxygen-dependent tRNA uridine(34) hydroxylase TrhO, whose product is MNEPHVHSSFYRFVALAEPEAVAARLRELSGPETGIGGNILVAAEGISGAIAAPAAALAAFEQALQQDALFGGAFAGMAFKHSACTTRPFTLIKVHCKPEIVAFGVPGVSGLPDPELPDTHVSPQRWRELLNEPDVLVLDNRNSFEYRLGRFKNAVDPEVAHFRDFPAYVAAHAEAWKAEGKRIAMYCTGGIRCEKTSAWMQSQGLEVYQLDGGIVSYFEQMPDAAADWQGECFVFDKRMAIDTRLQETATTAEQVYGDDPKQAWRLARARRLDPGA
- a CDS encoding aminotransferase class V-fold PLP-dependent enzyme, whose translation is MEIYLDANATTPVLPQAKAAAIQAMVEDYGNPSSIHSTGLKARALIDGVRARAQRLLDTGAGQLLFVSGATEGIQTAVLSALHALRARREAGQAIGSQLLYGATEHKAVPEALKHWNAVLGLNLAIRAIPVDTQGRHDLEFLQREAPEAGLVCTMAANNETGVISDLTGIEAALNASGSSAFWMVDGVQALGKLVLRLSQSRIDYAPFSGHKLYAPKGIGLLYVRAGAPFTPLMAGGGQEGALRSGTENMSGIAALGAVLEALEDKEGKTFRSHAEMSGFRTRLAAALEQAFPGLVYNAPLVQSLPTTLNFSVPGLSSRLLQDLFDAADVRVSGGSACSAAKAAPSFVLQAMGLPDWQAAGAVRLSIGPAVDEAFITEACARIEACGESLRRNCMSPSDNLPTVGQGVSRFMLEGACCYVLADAAVQRCVLIDPQPEQVSRLAQVLRCQNYPVTAVLSSDGAAAHGEARALLAAELPDLLAASAEVDALGWPLTQTELELGAKRLRRQLLEGGGQALLLSEGGQGQACCLAFVAPQHAQALGEQIGAQTLIAPPSDEAQLLASNVALERGEAVAAPLLQLSGTQLQQFVDAHPDALLIDVREPYEQFLSQTPELAGVALQAMPLSRFLNAIPGWLAEQRPLLFFCRSGNRSRQAAQALARLGHSQAWTLSGGLALLPDAPVRAAAADPALLV
- a CDS encoding DUF2087 domain-containing protein; its protein translation is MTRQAIPFHADDLSALARSLRQQLQQHQAQAAELPSHLSLLNMLARAAGHRNLQALRAQADQPVLAAPPIKPSPLLQPTPIATVAPARGPRHPGLSALADRALRQFDERGRLTRWPSKHQVQRLALWGLWLHFDSRRIYSEGEVNRLLQSLHDFGDHCTLRRELVTMGLLTREDGGRRYQRLNPQPSEELRPLLAELRQRHQRFAGRRTPPPDAGPGGAYQPHSIAG
- the map gene encoding type I methionyl aminopeptidase → MRAGVKIRTAEEIAKARESGRLAAQVLQMITPHVQPGVSTDELDHICREYIVDELRVTPANIGYHGYPKTLCSSVNEVVCHGIPSPTKILKEGDIVNLDVALIKDGWFGDTSRMYFVGHPKPAARRLVQVTYEAMRAGIRKVRPGATLGDVGYAIQSVAHQAGYSVVREYGGHGIGDIYHDEPHVNHFGKPGEGLRLQAGMIFTIEPMINAGKRGVKQLADGWTVITQDRSLSAQWEHMVLVTETGFELLTAWPEGTGDYPAIE